One genomic segment of Corynebacterium durum includes these proteins:
- a CDS encoding RDD family protein codes for MNTSMPHQPRPSRLKQLSVSLFDAPRRYGTMERYRAFTPGLNPGAPDVSNAPVGSRIAALTIDAALYSALLISALIAITVATGNAWWWFLLFGGVVPAYLLQSALDAGGGSIGKRMMGLRVVGPADVPVSFGQAARRNSWLLLPLIPFAGPFITVGVAGWFAASARTDAFGMGPHDRTARTRVIQRGTRRSGGGGAPQIPASYTD; via the coding sequence GTGAACACGTCCATGCCGCACCAGCCGCGTCCTTCCCGCTTGAAGCAGCTTTCGGTGTCACTTTTCGACGCCCCGCGCCGCTACGGCACCATGGAACGCTACCGCGCCTTCACTCCTGGGCTTAACCCGGGTGCGCCGGACGTGAGCAATGCGCCAGTGGGTAGCCGCATCGCCGCACTGACTATCGACGCCGCGCTGTACAGTGCCCTGCTGATCAGCGCCCTCATCGCCATCACCGTTGCGACTGGCAACGCCTGGTGGTGGTTCCTGCTCTTCGGCGGCGTGGTACCCGCCTATCTCCTGCAATCCGCCTTGGACGCGGGCGGCGGGAGTATCGGCAAGCGCATGATGGGTCTGCGGGTGGTTGGCCCCGCTGATGTTCCCGTGAGTTTCGGACAGGCTGCGCGCAGGAATTCCTGGCTGTTATTGCCGCTCATTCCTTTCGCGGGTCCGTTTATCACCGTGGGGGTCGCCGGTTGGTTTGCGGCCTCGGCCCGCACCGACGCGTTTGGCATGGGGCCACACGACCGCACGGCCCGCACTCGCGTTATCCAGCGCGGTACTCGGCGTAGCGGTGGCGGTGGTGCTCCGCAAATCCCAGCTTCTTATACAGACTAA
- a CDS encoding glutamate--cysteine ligase codes for MDLLPFNRSDKPTLGLEWELALVDPVTRDLVPRAPEIVQRVAETHPDIHIEREFLANTVELVTSVCETVPEAVEELRRGLHAVRSAAAELGLRVWTAGSHPFSDWQTQPVSEKGTYTEIIERTQFWGRQMLIWGIHAHVGIRHEDRVWPLIHALMTCHPHMLALSSSSPGWNGLDTGYASNRTMLYQQLPTAGLPPQIHSWEEWSSYMKDQSRSGVINHTGSMHLDIRPAGKWGTVELRVCDSVSSTIELAALSAFMHCLVVYFDEKIDRGEPLPSLQPWHVEENKWRAARYGMDAIIIKNRDTDEILVREDLEWWVRELGETAQKLGCYPQLCDVSQMIYRTPNYARQRELYRVANNWNPAVDAICDEIERD; via the coding sequence ATGGATTTGCTACCTTTTAACCGTTCTGATAAGCCAACGCTGGGACTCGAATGGGAGCTGGCGTTGGTGGACCCCGTGACACGAGACCTTGTTCCCCGAGCTCCTGAGATAGTTCAGCGTGTGGCGGAAACCCACCCAGATATTCATATCGAACGGGAGTTTCTGGCCAACACGGTGGAGCTTGTCACCTCCGTGTGCGAGACAGTTCCAGAGGCGGTGGAGGAGCTGCGACGCGGACTACATGCGGTGCGGTCCGCTGCGGCGGAGCTGGGATTGCGGGTGTGGACGGCAGGGTCCCACCCGTTTTCTGACTGGCAGACCCAGCCCGTGTCGGAGAAGGGCACCTACACCGAGATTATTGAGCGCACGCAGTTCTGGGGCCGCCAGATGCTGATCTGGGGAATTCACGCCCATGTGGGGATTCGGCATGAAGACCGCGTGTGGCCGTTGATCCATGCACTGATGACCTGCCACCCGCACATGTTGGCCTTGTCGTCCTCCTCGCCGGGATGGAATGGCCTTGACACCGGCTACGCGTCGAATCGCACCATGCTCTACCAGCAGCTGCCCACAGCCGGGTTGCCTCCGCAGATTCACAGCTGGGAAGAATGGTCTTCTTATATGAAGGACCAATCCCGGTCTGGTGTGATCAACCATACGGGTTCGATGCATCTGGACATCCGCCCGGCGGGTAAATGGGGGACAGTAGAGTTACGCGTCTGTGATTCTGTTAGCAGCACCATAGAACTTGCAGCGCTTTCCGCTTTTATGCACTGCCTCGTGGTGTATTTTGATGAAAAAATAGACCGTGGTGAACCCCTCCCATCGCTGCAGCCGTGGCATGTGGAGGAAAATAAATGGCGTGCCGCACGCTACGGGATGGATGCGATTATCATCAAAAACCGTGACACAGATGAGATTTTGGTGAGAGAAGACCTTGAATGGTGGGTGCGTGAGCTGGGGGAAACGGCCCAAAAATTAGGGTGCTACCCACAATTGTGTGACGTGTCACAGATGATCTATCGGACCCCAAATTATGCCCGTCAGCGGGAACTTTATCGGGTAGCAAACAACTGGAATCCTGCGGTGGATGCTATCTGTGACGAAATTGAGCGCGATTAG
- a CDS encoding SDR family NAD(P)-dependent oxidoreductase, which translates to MATLITGASSGIGEEFAYRYAAQKHDLILVARTESKLETLAKKLRTEYGVTVTVFPCDLAAPDAAERLWEETNHAGLEVDVLVNNAGFGTQRDVADDDPDRLEQEVRLNCLAVVGLTARYLPAMRERRSGTIINIASAAAFQPMPHMAVYAATKAFVLSFTEALWAETRKDGIRVLAVCPGSTDTPFFDSGEGVVVGKLRSTRQLLDNTMRALKTNKPSFVDGLGNAIVARFAVRIVPKRIILAATERVFRIK; encoded by the coding sequence ATGGCCACGTTAATTACGGGCGCATCATCGGGTATTGGCGAGGAATTTGCATACCGTTATGCCGCGCAGAAACACGACCTCATTTTAGTAGCACGAACCGAAAGCAAACTCGAAACCCTTGCCAAAAAGCTACGCACAGAATATGGCGTTACAGTAACAGTATTTCCCTGCGATCTTGCCGCGCCGGATGCAGCTGAGCGCTTATGGGAAGAAACGAACCATGCTGGCCTAGAGGTTGATGTGCTTGTCAATAACGCCGGATTTGGCACTCAGCGTGATGTTGCCGACGATGATCCAGACAGACTTGAACAAGAAGTACGGCTTAATTGTCTTGCTGTTGTGGGCCTGACGGCGCGGTACTTGCCGGCGATGCGTGAGCGTCGGAGCGGTACGATCATCAACATAGCTTCAGCTGCCGCTTTCCAGCCGATGCCTCATATGGCAGTGTACGCGGCAACCAAAGCGTTCGTTCTTTCTTTTACTGAGGCACTGTGGGCCGAAACCCGGAAAGATGGCATCCGTGTACTTGCTGTTTGTCCTGGTTCGACAGACACTCCCTTCTTTGATTCTGGCGAAGGGGTTGTCGTTGGGAAACTGCGCTCTACACGTCAGCTGCTTGATAATACGATGCGAGCCCTCAAGACCAACAAACCCAGCTTTGTAGACGGATTAGGGAACGCCATCGTAGCCCGATTTGCCGTGCGCATAGTACCTAAACGCATTATCCTTGCGGCGACTGAACGGGTATTTAGAATTAAATAA
- a CDS encoding dipeptidase: protein MSDHITTAKIPADTVRASVEKQRDRIKQDLTELVSFNSVHGDPSTKADTQAAKEWVKNALQAADFAVDEHVTDDGSVTLIGNRAGSPDAPTVLLYSHYDVVPAGDPSLWTTNPFALSERNSRWYGRGTADCKGNLVMHLATLRTVQELGGTQLNLKAVIEGSEEQGGEGLERLIRTQPDLFQADIIFIADTGNVAAGTPTLTITLRGTVQATVTVDTLRAPVHSGGFGGPAPDAVAALVRLLDTLRDEHGRTTIDNVDFSATWEGEPYPPEIFRTDAGVLDGVDLMGGPDDTPADLAWARPAISIIGFTSTPVDQAVNAVPARAAAKLNLRVPPGMKASDLADALTAHLKAHVPWGAHLTVDIEEMNDPFRANTDGPAFAALADALSAAYFDVPTVFSGTGGSIPLTTLLAESFPSAELMLFGVEEPLSTIHSPDESVSPDEIISIAIAEALFLLNYI from the coding sequence ATGAGCGACCATATAACTACAGCAAAGATACCTGCGGACACGGTGCGCGCGAGCGTCGAAAAGCAAAGGGACCGCATCAAGCAGGACCTCACCGAGCTTGTGTCCTTTAATTCCGTACACGGCGACCCATCCACGAAGGCCGACACACAGGCCGCCAAGGAGTGGGTGAAAAATGCGCTCCAGGCTGCGGATTTCGCCGTCGATGAACATGTGACCGACGACGGTTCGGTAACGCTGATCGGCAATCGCGCGGGATCGCCCGACGCGCCAACAGTGCTGCTCTATTCGCACTATGATGTCGTTCCCGCCGGGGACCCCAGCCTGTGGACCACCAACCCGTTCGCCCTGAGCGAGCGCAACAGCCGCTGGTATGGTCGCGGCACCGCCGACTGCAAAGGCAACCTAGTGATGCACCTGGCCACGCTGCGCACCGTTCAGGAGCTGGGCGGGACCCAACTGAACCTAAAGGCAGTCATTGAAGGCTCGGAGGAGCAGGGCGGTGAAGGCCTGGAACGACTCATCCGCACCCAACCGGACCTATTCCAGGCCGATATCATTTTCATTGCCGACACCGGAAATGTCGCCGCAGGCACCCCCACCCTGACCATCACCCTCCGCGGAACCGTACAGGCCACCGTGACCGTGGACACCTTGCGCGCACCCGTGCATTCAGGTGGTTTCGGTGGCCCCGCACCCGATGCCGTCGCCGCGCTTGTCCGCCTACTGGATACGCTGCGCGACGAACACGGCCGTACCACCATCGACAACGTGGACTTTTCCGCCACCTGGGAGGGCGAGCCCTACCCGCCCGAGATCTTCCGTACCGACGCCGGGGTACTTGACGGCGTTGACCTCATGGGCGGCCCCGACGACACCCCCGCCGATCTGGCATGGGCACGCCCCGCCATCTCTATCATCGGCTTCACCTCCACCCCCGTGGACCAGGCCGTCAACGCCGTACCTGCCCGCGCCGCAGCCAAGCTCAACCTACGTGTCCCACCAGGAATGAAAGCCAGCGATCTTGCCGACGCCCTGACCGCCCACCTTAAGGCTCACGTCCCGTGGGGTGCCCACCTCACCGTCGACATTGAGGAAATGAACGACCCCTTCCGCGCCAACACCGACGGCCCCGCCTTCGCCGCGCTTGCCGACGCCCTGAGCGCCGCCTATTTCGATGTACCCACCGTGTTCAGCGGCACAGGCGGATCCATTCCCCTAACTACACTGCTCGCCGAGAGCTTCCCGAGTGCCGAACTCATGCTTTTTGGCGTAGAAGAACCCCTCTCAACTATTCACTCCCCCGACGAATCCGTCTCACCGGACGAAATCATCTCTATAGCCATTGCAGAGGCATTATTCCTGCTCAACTACATATAG
- a CDS encoding DUF3263 domain-containing protein, whose protein sequence is MAELSDFDSRILLFEENAPRSLGRKEEAIRAELGLSPTRYYQRLNTLIDVPEANAAHPLLMARLRRRRDMRAEARDAANIYNRAEQ, encoded by the coding sequence ATGGCTGAGCTTTCCGACTTTGATTCACGCATCCTCCTGTTTGAGGAAAACGCGCCACGCTCGCTGGGACGCAAGGAGGAAGCCATCCGCGCGGAACTCGGGTTAAGCCCAACACGCTACTATCAGCGCCTCAACACGCTTATCGACGTCCCGGAGGCTAACGCCGCACATCCACTACTGATGGCACGACTTCGGCGGCGGCGTGACATGCGCGCTGAGGCACGAGATGCCGCTAATATCTATAACCGTGCCGAACAATGA
- a CDS encoding N-acetylglutamate synthase, CG3035 family, translating into MIPMRKISTPSIGDRVVVRRFVPDQPGKVSDIIGHVLATEPLTVRPQDGTPEVIIPVELIQILKIIPPQRVRNSDIRAVETATAKAFPGIDHRWEGQWLLRAGDGITERSNSAAPLGHSAGLSEVPTQAIFEFYQHHNLPIRILIPDRIGNPARTLCQGPAWHYGPEISVMTRTLNDLPEAPEVRFRLDVQPTKDWLNLYHFRGTALPEHALNLLRTRIDGTMGFGQLIDSDGRTVAITRGTITTSDDGRTWLGYSAVEVDAAYRRRGLGTQLGIHMLHWGKQQGADHTYLQVVDTNVAGISLYKKLGFAEHHRHRYAEYRAG; encoded by the coding sequence ATGATCCCCATGCGGAAAATTAGCACCCCCAGCATCGGCGACCGCGTGGTGGTTCGCCGATTCGTGCCCGACCAACCGGGAAAAGTATCGGACATTATTGGCCATGTGCTGGCCACCGAACCGCTGACGGTACGCCCCCAGGACGGCACCCCTGAGGTCATCATCCCCGTCGAACTCATCCAGATCCTCAAGATCATTCCTCCGCAGCGAGTCCGCAACTCCGACATTCGCGCTGTGGAAACCGCCACCGCCAAAGCATTTCCCGGTATTGATCACCGCTGGGAGGGGCAATGGCTGCTCCGTGCAGGCGACGGCATCACCGAACGCTCCAACTCCGCCGCACCGCTTGGGCATTCGGCCGGCCTCAGTGAAGTGCCCACCCAGGCGATTTTCGAGTTCTACCAGCATCACAACCTCCCCATCCGCATCCTCATCCCCGACCGCATCGGCAACCCGGCACGCACCCTATGCCAAGGCCCAGCATGGCACTACGGCCCGGAGATCAGCGTGATGACACGCACCCTCAACGACCTCCCCGAGGCACCTGAGGTGCGGTTCCGTCTCGACGTCCAACCCACCAAGGATTGGCTGAACCTTTACCATTTCCGCGGCACCGCGCTCCCCGAACACGCCCTCAATCTGCTGCGCACCCGCATTGACGGAACCATGGGCTTCGGCCAACTCATTGACAGTGATGGCCGCACCGTCGCCATCACTCGAGGCACCATCACCACCTCCGACGATGGGCGCACCTGGCTCGGTTATTCCGCCGTGGAGGTTGATGCCGCGTATCGACGCCGCGGCCTGGGCACCCAGCTGGGCATCCACATGCTGCATTGGGGCAAACAGCAAGGCGCGGACCACACCTACCTGCAGGTGGTCGACACCAATGTGGCGGGGATTAGTCTGTATAAGAAGCTGGGATTTGCGGAGCACCACCGCCACCGCTACGCCGAGTACCGCGCTGGATAA
- a CDS encoding peptide deformylase, with protein sequence MTVRPIVIHGDPVLHNPTSPVSESPSELAQLITDMYETMDAAHGVGLAANQIGVGKRLFVYDCPDVDGPEGTEKSQEDIDAQGGPMRRGCVINPVLETSTIPTGMPDDDDDEGCLSVPGESFPTGRADWARVTGTDEHGNPVTIEGYGFFARCLQHEVGHLDGFLYTDVLTGRWKRMAKKTIKANSWTEPGRTWMPGVDPDPFGHDDVPDDPHAEN encoded by the coding sequence ATGACTGTTCGGCCAATTGTGATCCATGGTGATCCTGTGTTACATAATCCCACGTCACCGGTGTCGGAAAGCCCCTCCGAGCTTGCCCAGCTAATCACCGACATGTACGAAACAATGGATGCGGCCCACGGTGTTGGCCTCGCCGCGAACCAAATCGGTGTGGGGAAACGTCTTTTCGTCTACGACTGCCCCGACGTTGATGGGCCAGAGGGAACCGAGAAATCCCAGGAAGACATTGATGCACAAGGTGGCCCCATGCGTCGCGGCTGCGTGATCAACCCGGTCCTGGAAACCTCCACCATCCCCACCGGCATGCCCGATGACGACGATGACGAAGGCTGCCTCTCCGTCCCAGGTGAATCCTTCCCCACCGGGCGTGCTGACTGGGCGCGGGTCACCGGCACCGACGAACATGGCAACCCCGTCACCATTGAGGGCTACGGCTTCTTCGCCCGCTGCCTGCAACATGAGGTTGGGCACCTCGACGGGTTCCTGTACACCGACGTGCTCACCGGGCGGTGGAAGCGCATGGCAAAGAAAACCATCAAAGCCAACAGCTGGACCGAACCAGGCCGCACCTGGATGCCTGGGGTTGACCCCGACCCCTTTGGCCACGACGACGTTCCTGATGATCCCCATGCGGAAAATTAG
- a CDS encoding exodeoxyribonuclease III, giving the protein MRIVNWNVNSARTRVDRMTDFLQRHDVDVLAVQETKCTDAQFPYLAFEALGYEVAHYGLNQWNGVAIISRVGIDDVRTSFPGQPGFAKDPSAPQDVEARAIGAFCGGVDIWSLYVPNGREIADRHYDYKLRWLYALGNYASTRLDVPAVFLGDYNIAPRDEDVWDMAFFEGKTHVTEPERAAFDDLLDLGLSETTRQFTEGGYTYWDYKSGRFGKNEGMRIDFQLATPLLTPVGGFIDVEERSTKGASDHAPVVVDYEVGGDARGASKASGEDTP; this is encoded by the coding sequence ATGCGCATTGTGAACTGGAACGTCAACTCCGCACGCACTCGGGTGGACCGCATGACGGATTTCCTCCAACGTCACGACGTTGACGTGCTGGCCGTGCAGGAAACCAAATGCACCGATGCCCAGTTCCCCTACCTGGCCTTTGAAGCACTCGGCTACGAGGTGGCCCACTACGGGCTGAACCAGTGGAACGGTGTGGCCATTATCTCTCGGGTGGGCATTGACGACGTGCGCACTAGCTTCCCCGGGCAACCTGGCTTTGCCAAAGACCCCTCCGCACCCCAAGACGTGGAGGCCCGCGCCATCGGTGCCTTCTGCGGCGGCGTGGACATCTGGAGCCTGTACGTACCCAACGGTCGGGAAATAGCCGACCGACACTACGACTACAAGCTCCGCTGGCTCTACGCCCTGGGTAATTACGCCTCCACTCGCCTAGACGTACCCGCCGTGTTCCTCGGCGACTACAACATCGCGCCCCGTGATGAAGACGTGTGGGACATGGCATTTTTTGAAGGCAAAACCCACGTGACTGAGCCCGAACGCGCAGCCTTCGACGACCTGCTTGACCTTGGGCTTAGCGAAACCACACGGCAATTTACCGAGGGCGGCTACACCTACTGGGACTACAAGAGCGGACGCTTTGGCAAAAACGAAGGCATGCGCATCGACTTCCAGCTCGCCACCCCTTTACTGACACCGGTTGGCGGGTTCATTGACGTCGAGGAACGCTCCACCAAAGGCGCCTCGGATCACGCACCCGTCGTGGTGGATTATGAGGTCGGCGGGGATGCCCGTGGGGCTAGCAAGGCCAGCGGGGAAGACACGCCATGA
- a CDS encoding DUF5979 domain-containing protein: MALRIFSALMLVLASIFYVPTASAQTTNNDGYRVDNVTLKPYPQSVDADGNLYEWSGLEVEFDWSAPKGGVQAGDEFTIKFPKDDNGAPLLGLKQSREFDLVDTNGQSGGTCVANEAKGEVTCHPDDRFVDKDDVHGTIRVAAATRGVNANLTSYAFTIGKGSVEAYVPGNKGIVGRGQNFPENSFKSGWMENDGRTLTWVLYVPGKSLPSNPSMPLHITDAIPADSSPHTFKCAPDQGYIVPQGPGNFRVQALGFRNSSDVLKDLDNNAKSHLGVTAQTFENNNKTMHLTVNPPEGGWKSDEGYRIKYHTCVDSPVAEGVFKNGAKAENIDFGTHVVDYKDDASGTIGGVSRKGYQITKKIAADSAPIDANQEFEVTVKVDADDDRFDSTDTIKLKADKTYVSKKELPAGARVTVSEENLPKVSGLTFKDPQYSADDVDNPVVNGNSVTVKISNDKNADIKVTNSATGKPKTTGGGLLITGGGSSGGSSEGSSAGSSGLPLWVGLLAVPLLAAGVVGSSAVGSSAVGSSNNGPAAAPAAAPGPNRPAGQQQAAPAGNGGAPAAAPAKGIPAGQGGGQQATPTSAAPAAAQAEKTLANTGVRVIEIVGAALAVLVLGVVLLVVRSRRAR, encoded by the coding sequence ATGGCGCTTCGTATCTTTTCTGCGCTTATGCTGGTGCTGGCGAGCATCTTCTATGTGCCCACCGCCAGCGCACAGACCACCAACAATGATGGTTATCGCGTTGACAACGTAACCTTGAAGCCTTACCCCCAGTCCGTTGATGCTGACGGGAACCTATACGAATGGTCCGGGCTGGAAGTTGAATTTGACTGGTCTGCACCCAAGGGTGGTGTGCAGGCGGGGGATGAGTTCACCATCAAATTCCCCAAGGATGACAATGGTGCACCGCTGTTGGGCTTGAAGCAGAGTCGCGAGTTCGACCTCGTAGATACCAATGGTCAATCCGGCGGCACCTGCGTTGCTAATGAAGCCAAAGGTGAAGTGACATGCCACCCCGATGACCGCTTTGTTGACAAAGATGACGTGCATGGCACTATCCGTGTGGCTGCCGCCACCCGCGGGGTAAACGCCAACCTCACCTCCTACGCTTTTACCATTGGTAAGGGGTCCGTGGAAGCTTATGTTCCTGGTAACAAGGGCATTGTTGGCCGTGGTCAGAACTTCCCAGAGAACTCCTTTAAGAGTGGCTGGATGGAAAACGACGGCCGCACTCTCACCTGGGTCCTCTACGTGCCGGGTAAGTCTCTGCCCAGCAACCCCAGCATGCCGTTGCACATCACCGACGCTATTCCTGCTGATAGCAGCCCACACACCTTCAAGTGTGCACCCGACCAGGGCTACATTGTTCCGCAGGGTCCAGGGAATTTCCGCGTTCAGGCACTGGGTTTCCGTAACTCCTCTGACGTGCTCAAAGACCTGGATAACAACGCAAAGTCTCATCTCGGCGTGACTGCGCAGACCTTTGAGAACAACAACAAGACCATGCACCTGACCGTCAATCCCCCAGAGGGCGGCTGGAAGTCTGATGAGGGCTACCGCATTAAGTACCACACCTGCGTGGACAGCCCAGTTGCTGAGGGCGTGTTCAAGAATGGTGCAAAGGCCGAGAACATTGACTTTGGCACCCACGTTGTGGACTACAAGGACGATGCCTCCGGCACCATCGGTGGTGTGTCCCGCAAGGGCTACCAGATCACCAAGAAGATCGCTGCTGACTCCGCTCCGATTGATGCCAACCAGGAATTTGAGGTGACCGTCAAGGTTGACGCTGACGACGACCGCTTCGACTCCACCGACACCATCAAACTCAAGGCCGACAAGACCTATGTGAGCAAGAAGGAACTCCCCGCTGGTGCCCGCGTCACCGTCTCTGAAGAGAACCTGCCCAAGGTTAGTGGCCTGACCTTCAAGGATCCGCAGTACTCCGCTGATGATGTTGATAATCCTGTTGTGAACGGCAACAGCGTGACCGTCAAGATCAGCAACGATAAGAACGCCGACATCAAGGTCACCAACTCCGCAACTGGTAAGCCGAAGACCACGGGTGGTGGACTCCTCATCACTGGTGGCGGCAGCAGTGGCGGAAGCAGTGAGGGGTCCTCCGCTGGGTCCTCTGGCCTGCCGCTGTGGGTTGGCTTGCTGGCTGTGCCGTTGCTCGCCGCTGGCGTAGTAGGAAGCTCTGCCGTGGGGAGTTCCGCCGTGGGTAGCTCCAACAACGGCCCGGCCGCAGCGCCTGCCGCAGCCCCCGGCCCGAATAGGCCCGCAGGCCAGCAGCAGGCAGCCCCAGCCGGTAATGGTGGTGCCCCAGCGGCAGCACCGGCCAAGGGTATCCCCGCAGGCCAAGGTGGTGGCCAGCAGGCTACCCCGACCTCTGCAGCCCCAGCCGCTGCTCAGGCTGAAAAGACTCTGGCCAACACCGGTGTGCGTGTCATTGAAATTGTTGGCGCCGCCCTGGCAGTGCTGGTTCTCGGTGTGGTTCTCCTGGTGGTTCGTTCCCGTCGAGCACGCTAA
- a CDS encoding LytR C-terminal domain-containing protein produces the protein MPNNETSGLPLRGLAMILAAVAILLAGWGVYSATRDDPSEPEQTTDTPVAAVTSNTTQPSSTTASAAVIVPVHALNNSTVKGLAQQVAAQVKAKGWTIGEVGNYPYEVLPASVVFFTQGNAVEERAAQALAEQLGITAAPRPERLNSTPPGIILVITEDLK, from the coding sequence GTGCCGAACAATGAAACCTCAGGTCTACCGCTTCGCGGCCTCGCTATGATTCTCGCGGCCGTGGCCATACTTCTTGCTGGCTGGGGCGTATATTCTGCCACGAGAGATGATCCCAGTGAACCTGAACAAACGACGGACACGCCGGTTGCCGCCGTCACCAGCAATACGACACAACCATCCTCCACAACGGCTTCGGCCGCTGTGATTGTGCCCGTCCACGCATTGAATAATTCGACTGTGAAAGGACTTGCCCAGCAGGTAGCTGCGCAAGTCAAAGCCAAAGGGTGGACGATTGGCGAGGTGGGGAATTATCCCTACGAGGTGCTGCCCGCTTCCGTGGTGTTTTTCACCCAGGGCAATGCCGTTGAGGAGCGTGCTGCGCAGGCGCTCGCCGAGCAGTTGGGCATCACCGCAGCTCCACGCCCTGAGCGGCTAAACAGCACACCGCCCGGCATCATCCTTGTGATCACCGAAGACCTTAAATAA
- the cls gene encoding cardiolipin synthase has product MIHIEWWQTTGLILEYSIKLLAIGIVPEGRRPSSSSAWLLAILVVPVVGLPLFLLMGSKHINARRHRVQREANAMIKDVHADFPDIPPGARVTDELLSIIRLNRTLTSMPAVSGESRGVLADYTESLLRMAEAIDSATSYVHMEIYIVAWDNATDEVFRAMERAVQRGVKVRLLFDQVGSWKYPGYRGLGKRLTSIGVDWHIMLPLQPWRWRFRRPDLRNHRKLLVIDGRVGFMGSQNLIDSSYLMSTNIKKGRHWVDVMVELTGPIVTSLEMVFAMDWYMESEEILIGDADSLPNSPAPENVLQLIPSGPGYSTEPNLRLFNSVVHHAKDRLILCSPYFIPDESLLEAVTTACYRGVRVDLLVSEESDQFMVGHAQSSYYQGLLEAGLRIFLYPAPDVLHSKFMIADPLGVSAAVVGSSNMDMRSFGLNYEISLLVASGDLIDSLYNLAEEYMSVSTELTLEEWNKRGFIRRYVDNAMRLTSALQ; this is encoded by the coding sequence ATGATTCATATCGAATGGTGGCAAACCACTGGCCTCATCCTCGAATACTCCATCAAGCTTCTGGCAATTGGCATCGTCCCGGAAGGCCGCCGCCCCAGCTCCTCCAGCGCCTGGTTGCTGGCCATCCTGGTGGTTCCTGTGGTCGGACTACCATTGTTCCTGCTCATGGGCAGTAAGCACATCAACGCCCGCAGGCACCGCGTGCAGCGCGAAGCCAACGCCATGATCAAAGACGTGCACGCCGACTTCCCCGACATCCCGCCCGGCGCGCGCGTCACAGACGAGCTGCTATCCATCATCCGCTTGAACCGCACCCTTACCTCCATGCCCGCTGTCAGCGGTGAAAGTCGTGGGGTACTCGCCGACTACACCGAATCGCTGCTTCGCATGGCCGAGGCCATCGACTCGGCAACGTCCTATGTACACATGGAAATCTATATTGTGGCCTGGGACAACGCCACCGATGAGGTATTTCGCGCCATGGAACGCGCCGTGCAACGCGGCGTGAAAGTGCGCCTGCTTTTCGACCAAGTTGGCTCCTGGAAATACCCCGGCTACCGGGGGTTAGGCAAACGCCTCACCAGCATCGGCGTCGACTGGCACATCATGCTGCCGCTGCAACCCTGGCGGTGGAGGTTCCGACGCCCCGACCTGCGCAATCACCGCAAACTCCTGGTTATCGACGGCCGCGTCGGCTTCATGGGGTCACAAAACCTCATTGACTCCTCTTACCTCATGTCCACCAACATCAAAAAAGGCAGGCATTGGGTTGACGTGATGGTGGAGCTCACCGGACCGATAGTCACGTCCCTGGAAATGGTATTCGCCATGGACTGGTACATGGAGAGCGAAGAAATCCTTATAGGCGACGCCGATAGTCTGCCCAACTCCCCCGCACCAGAAAACGTCCTCCAGCTCATCCCATCTGGACCCGGATACAGCACAGAACCCAACCTGCGCCTGTTCAATTCCGTGGTGCACCACGCCAAAGATCGGCTCATCCTGTGCAGTCCCTACTTCATTCCTGACGAGTCCCTGCTCGAAGCCGTCACCACCGCTTGCTACCGTGGTGTGCGTGTCGATCTGCTGGTCAGCGAAGAATCCGACCAGTTCATGGTCGGCCACGCCCAATCCAGCTACTACCAGGGACTCCTCGAAGCCGGATTGCGCATCTTCCTCTACCCCGCCCCCGACGTTCTACATAGCAAGTTCATGATTGCCGACCCGTTGGGAGTTTCCGCCGCTGTTGTTGGCTCCTCCAACATGGACATGCGCAGCTTCGGCCTCAACTACGAAATCTCCCTGCTCGTAGCCAGCGGCGACCTGATTGATTCACTCTACAATCTGGCCGAAGAGTACATGTCCGTTTCCACCGAACTCACCCTCGAAGAATGGAACAAACGCGGTTTCATCCGGCGCTACGTGGACAATGCGATGCGGTTAACGTCGGCGTTGCAGTAA